One Heterodontus francisci isolate sHetFra1 chromosome 3, sHetFra1.hap1, whole genome shotgun sequence DNA window includes the following coding sequences:
- the casp8ap2 gene encoding CASP8-associated protein 2 isoform X5: protein MNWIGKPGLHRYHNQSHHPPGSFNVPTMPQTDDKYPSPILPCPPRPANIERCELTAHLNEARDCFQDGALRDATKILEPKRQCNLQKSLSNPHPLLCGESSSKSYPHTDKEPSHRQNVVTDKAILFSCDERRRVEKINGEHFGKHVSAEKLNSSIAELSSTRNKNKELNFPEKIDRVEQTPRSARPHSELRGPGRHSPENSDKIKYRFSQDTLVTCSKDSPDIRDKRNHAEKEERHKEKDTRRSDPRERELKMDRKKDQRNNREDGKDKQRNDKLRSRPNEKEREPERWRLEKTRDHSKLTDPASPRKSSRQNTCTVVEHIAGERRERKIESKNSAKERSTEDSRDRRSKHSNWKVHDDVSKDSAKQNGKNDDRSLKKGESRKEEKGKSEHKDRRDRSISRRSSKDVGYCVKRDEQHRGEKGKTRLSESNKRMIEIPCANEVQKRAEETVHGNSTANVPTPTDKQNSIRDTDPKLQFMETLQLTVSPVKRSSTVLCEVGDEMQFSKLLSEDEVVGFAERTASASEEAGLNFERISNKSDEAPAMNTSCKSTESPVGEFESHAPQGSQKPSALEMVQSPQLVEGEGCQVILVEDAPPQAMESDCTVDDSEKLAPIVVETMGTVEVISEAIYEVTESSVPLMEINSTETEEHAESLRSPSEVNNEYVGEMNEKSPQLTEADCITVDGQSGSSDCPMEINSTFKNEKIVSLSVDGKPEDSGQSVDVSAAAVEEWTGNSEPDFTGFELQPPYGSAVDSSATVTKTPVKNFGIPDDQEESSIQSIDFTYIGCIPEPISPLTSPLRPVRPSTLESSGIQAERDVDQKDSAARVQGGCSPRRCTLELNKENQEPLCEAGGKAPEISIERSFSEEIEEGEIVSDEEECVPEVQKPASNIQVEKESDNKEKGNPGKSAHSKETRLVNPDVSTLNCSSEALTKTKSGKKRGKSEAMSSDQNTEGLRLSLSSSVERNHIKSSVSDLMEALMVTRKSIRQKYMKLHKQFEIHRFQRIIEIASAEFTSVVKKSTFPKSRQPLKTSICTVIENILSQAKCNGIVNSIFSQQATNMKEKLWMFVEKQLDFMFDKVREMFISCESISLELALEEKRKNEKIIKKRKKNTVAKYLMNKVDDKLPKLKRSPSSEPSLANNLPGKKNSSKNKPSSDDRKRKGTKVLNKYSKNSVEFSAGGISKEDSRGPCTKDKNALSVTQMNSNTSSDAPINSSTAKDCHDKTELGILTEQQASTLTFNLVSDAQMGEIFKCLLQDSDLLEQGISTLECNSWPIPEKVRLDIGTQLSGNDSTSEKAAPVSQADAVSWPPVTPNKRTVGLRPPLDLDILDESCMLEIPDKVVQTKDSVISPPEDSNSQKLIESNSVLQMRSSVSSILMEDLAVSLTVPSPLKSDGQISFLTSQIGESLHDGVNEAILAAHYSESAVLDEEDASEQDIHLALDSDNSSSRSSNSSTWNKQISSSAFQYQLHPPMQAVVMEKSNDHFIVTIRCRPPDAESSQQSSPSAAVREKPASELGLSGNHCMKTVNETAASCRNVDTVLGNQDHAISESLPSQSLIVEHPVDNIKNLEELGIDVDMKLPHSEGDHPSIENHVAVKPSLENSSDNAQSVIISTKPTCAATVSQQGTSGNRKRKSNVKVDSVMKRTRKENELLKSNKRKDKQTKGKRSSSSVKKALSSKTIVTPKKTMDNSSQSIAKSPSTSLPAKNVIKKNGEVVVTWTREDDRAILLDCQQKGTNEETFGYIAGKLHRSPHQVSERFYRLMKLFKKSENMNN, encoded by the exons ATGAATTGGATTGGAAAACCAGGACTTCATCGTTACCATAATCAGTCCCATCATCCGCCTGGGTCATTCAATGTTCCAACTATGCCACAGACTGATGACAAATATCCCAGTCCTATTCTTCCATGTCCACCCAGACCTGCAAATATTGAACGCTGCGAGCTGACTGCTCATTTAAACGAAGCGAGAGATTGTTTCCAAGATGGGGCACTGAGAGATGCAACTAAAATTTTAGAACCAAAGAGACAATGTAATTTACAAAAATCTCTTTCCAACCCCCATCCACTCCTATGCGGAGAATCTTCTAGTAAGTCTTACCCACATACAGATAAAGAACCGTCCCATCGACAAAATGTAGTGACGGATAAAGCAATACTTTTTTCTTGTGACGAAAGAAGAAGAGTTGAGAAAATAAATGGTGAGCATTTTGGTAAACATGTAAGTGCTGAAAAGTTGAACAGTTCTATCGCTGAGCTGTCAAGCACTCGAAATAAGAATAAAGAACTCAATTTTCCAGAAAAGATTGATAGAGTTGAACAAACTCCTCGAAGCGCAAGGCCACATTCAGAATTGAGAGGCCCAGGTCGGCACAGTCCAGAAAATAGTGACAAGATTAAGTATCGCTTTAGTCAGGATACACTTGTCACTTGTTCAAAAGATAGTCCAGATATAAGAGACAAGAGGAACCATGCTGAAAAGGAGGAGAGACATAAAGAGAAAGATACAAGAAGAAGTGACCCCAGGGAGAGAGAACTGAAAATGGACAGAAAAAAAGACCAGAGAAATAATCGAGAAGATGGCAAAGATAAGCAAAGAAATGACAAATTGAGAAGTCGGCCAAATGAAAAGGAAAGAGAACCAGAGAGGTGGCGATTGGAAAAAACTAGAGATCATTCCAAATTGACAGATCCTGCAAGCCCTCGAAAAAGCTCTAGACAAAACACTTGCACGGTAGTGGAGCACATTGCTGGAGAAAGAAGAGAACGGAAGATTGAGAGCAAGAACTCAGCAAAGGAGAGGAGCACTGAGGATAGCAGAGACCGAAGAAGTAAGCATTCAAATTGGAAAGTGCATGATGATGTCTCCAAGGACAGTGCTAAACAAAATGGTAAAAATGACGACAGGAGCCTAAAAAAAGGTGAAAGCAGAAAGGAGGAAAAGGGTAAATCTGAGCACAAAGATCGAAGAGACCGCAGCATTAGCAGACGTTCTTCAAAGGATGTAGGTTACTGTGTTAAGAGAGACGAGCAGCATCGTGGTGAAAAAGGCAAAACTAGATTATCTGAGAGTAATAAAAGGATGATAGAAATACCTTGTGCAAATGAAGtgcagaagagagcagaagaaacaGTACATGGTAATAGCACGGCTAACGTGCCAACGCCAACAGATAAACAAAACTCAATAAGAGACACTGATCCCAAATTGCAGTTCATGGAAACATTGCAGCTTACTGTTTCTCCTGTGAAAAGGTCATCCACTGTTCTGTGTGAAGTAGGTGATGAAATGCAGTTCAGCAAGCTGCTCAGtgaggatgaggtggtggggttTGCTGAAAGAACAGCCTCTGCATCTGAGGAAGCCGGCTTAAATTTTGAGAGAATTTCTAACAAATCTGATGAAGCTCCAGCAATGAACACGAGCTGTAAATCCACTGAGTCGCCAGTGGGAGAATTTGAGAGTCACGCCCCTCAAGGCAGTCAGAAACCCTCTGCACTTGAAATGGTGCAGTCTCCCCAACTTGTAGAGGGGGAAGGCTGTCAAGTTATTTTGGTGGAAGATGCTCCTCCCCAGGCTATGGAATCTGACTGCACTGTGGATGACTCCGAAAAGTTAGCTCCAATAGTTGTAGAGACCATGGGAACTGTAGAAGTGATCAGTGAGGCAATTTATGAAGTGACTGAAAGTTCAGTGCCACTCATGGAAATTAATAGCACTGAAACTGAAGAGCACGCAGAATCTCTAAGAAGCCCTTCAGAAGTCAATAATGAGTACGTCGGTGAAATGAATGAAAAATCTCCACAGCTTACGGAAGCTGACTGCATTACCGTTGATGGACAGAGTGGGAGTTCAGATTGCCCAATGGAAATTAACAGTACATTCAAAAATGAGAAGATTGTCTCTCTCAGCGTTGATGGAAAACCTGAAGATTCGGGGCAATCTGTGGATGTCAGTGCGGCAGCTGTTGAAGAATGGACTGGGAATTCAGAACCAGATTTTACTGGCTTTGAACTGCAGCCACCATATGGAAGTGCGGTAGATTCTTCAGCAACTGTCACCAAAACACCTGTTAAAAATTTTGGCATACCAGATGACCAGGAAGAAAGCTCCATTCAGAGCATTGATTTCACCTATATAGGGTGCATACCGGAACCAATCAGTCCATTAACCAGTCCTTTACGTCCTGTTAGACCCTCAACATTGGAGAGCTCGGGTATACAAGCAGAGAGGGACGTTGACCAAAAAG ATTCTGCAGCGAGGGTCCAAGGTGGTTGTTCTCCAAGGCGCTGCACTCTGGAGTTGAATAAAGAAAATCAGGAGCCATTGTGCGAGGCTGGAGGAAAAGCACCAGAGATTTCCATAGAACGCTCTTTTTCAGAAGAAATAGAAGAAGGGGAAATTGTAAGTGATGAAGAGGAGTGTGTACCTGAAGTGCAGAAACCAGCGAGCAACATTCAGGTGGAGAAAGAGAGCGACAACAAGGAGAAGGGTAATCCAGGTAAAAGTGCACACAGTAAAGAAACAAGACTGGTAAATCCTGATGTATCTACTCTAAACTGTTCCTCTGAAGCCTTAACCAAGACAAAGAGTGGTAAAAAACGAGGGAAATCGGAAGCAATGTCTTCAGATCAAAATACTGAAGGGTTGAGATTGTCCTTATCAAGTTCTGTGGAAAGAAATCACATTAAGTCCTCAGTCTCTGATTTGATGGAAGCATTAATGGTCACTCGAAAGAGTATCCGGCAAAAGTACATGAAGCTTCATAAGCAGTTTGAAATCCACAGATTTCAACGAATTATTGAAATTGCCTCTGCAGAATTCACCTCTGTAGTTAAAAAGTCCACTTTTCCAAAGTCCAGGCAGCCACTAAAAACCTCAATCTGTACAGTAATTGAGAACATACTGTCACAGGCCAAGTGCAATGGGATTGTAAATAGTATTTTCTCACAGCAGGCCACAAACATGAAAGAAAAATTATGGATGTTTGTGGAAAAGCAACTTGACTTTATGTTTGACAAGGTACGTGAGATGTTCATCTCTTGTGAGAGTataagtctagaattggccttggaaGAGAAAAGGAAAAATGAGAAGATAATCAAAAAACGGAAGAAAAATACAGTGGCTAAATATCTCATGAACAAAGTTGACGATAAATTGCCAAAGTTGAAGAGATCCCCTTCTTCAGAACCATCCTTGGCAAATAACTTACCAGGCAAAAAGAATTCTAGCAAAAATAAGCCATCCAGTGATGATCGCAAGCGTAAAGGAACTAAAGTATTGAACAAATATTCGAAGAATAGTGTAGAGTTTTCAGCTGGTGGTATCTCCAAAGAAGATTCTAGGGGGCCTTGCACAAAAGACAAAAATGCACTGTCTGTGACTCAGATGAACTCAAATACTTCAAGTGATGCACCAATAAATTCAAGCACTGCAAAAGACTGCCATGATAAAACTGAACTTGGCATTCTGACTGAACAACAGGCCTCTACTCTCACATTTAACTTGGTAAGCGATGCTCAGATGGGTGAGATATTCAAGTGTTTGTTACAGGACTCCGATCTTCTGGAACAAGGGATTTCAACATTGGAATGTAATTCATGGCCTATCCCAGAAAAGGTGCGGCTTGACATTGGAACACAGCTCTCCGGTAATGATTCCACTTCAGAGAAAGCTGCACCAGTGTCCCAGGCGGATGCAGTTTCCTGGCCTCCTGTTACACCAAACAAACGCACAGTTGGGTTAAGACCTCCGCTTGATCTGGATATTCTAGATGAAAGCTGCATGTTGGAAATTCCTGACAAGGTGGTGCAAACCAAagattctgtgatcagtccacctgaAGATTCAAATAGCCAGAAGCTAATTGAAAGTAATTCAGTTCTGCAAATGCGTTCCTCTGTTTCCTCTATTCTGATGGAGGATCTGGCAGTTTCTCTTACAGTCCCCTCACCTCTTAAATCAGATGGGCAGATCAGCTTCTTAACATCTCAGATTGGAGAATCTCTGCATGATGGAGTGAATGAGGCAATTTTGGCTGCACATTACAGTGAAAGTGCTGTCCTTGATGAAGAGGATGCTTCAGAACAAGATATCCACTTGGCATTGGATTCAGACAATTCCAGCAGCAGGTCGAGCAATTCTTCAACATGGAACAAACAGATTTCATCCTCTGCTTTTCAGTATCAGCTCCATCCCCCAATGCAGGCGGTCGTGATGGAAAAGTCCAATGATCATTTTATTGTTACGATAAGATGCAGGCCACCTGACGCCGAATCTAGTCAGCAAAGTTCGCCTTCTGCAGCAGTGAGAGAGAAGCCGGCATCTGAGCTGGGACTAAGCGGCAACCACTGTATGAAAACCGTTAATGAGACTGCAGCATCCTGCAGAAATGTGGATACAGTGCTTGGTAATCAGGATCATGCAATATCTGAATCGTTGCCAAGTCAGTCCTTAATTGTAGAACATCCAGTCGATAATATCAAAAACCTGGAAGAGTTGGGAATAGATGTGGACATGAAACTACCTCATTCAGAGGGAGATCATCCATCAATTGAAAATCACGTAGCTGTGAAGCCCTCACTTGAAAACTCCAGTGACAATGCTCAAAGTGTTATAATATCGACTAAGCCGACTTGTGCAGCAACTGTTTCACAGCAGGGTACTTCAGGTAACAGGAAGAGGAAGAGTAATGTGAAAGTGGATTCCGTTATGAAAAGAACACGAAAGGAGAATGAGCTTTTGAAAAGCAATAAGAGGAAAGATAAACAAACCAAGGGTAAAAGAAGCTCCTCATCAGTAAAGAAAGCTCTCAGCAGCAAAACAATAGTTACGCCAAAGAAAACAATGGACAATTCTTCCCAGTCTATAGCCAAGTCACCATCAACTAGTCTTCCCGCTAAAAATGTAATCAAGAAGAATGGTGAAGTTGTGGTTACATGGACCAG GGAGGATGATCGAGCAATACTGTTGGATTGCCAACAGAAGGGAACAAATGAAGAAACCTTTGGTTACATAGCTGGAAAACTGCATAGGTCCCCACATCAG GTTTCAGAAAGGTTCTATCGTTTGATGAAATTATTCAAAAAGTCAGAAAACATGAACAACTGA